One genomic window of Cololabis saira isolate AMF1-May2022 chromosome 3, fColSai1.1, whole genome shotgun sequence includes the following:
- the LOC133440889 gene encoding hepcidin-like isoform X1: MRTFRAALVLAFICIWGSSALPVSTVQEPDEPTISENSAASQEETSMETWLMPYSIRENSYAAPIRCQFCCDCCTIGVCGMCCE, encoded by the exons ATGAGGACCTTCAGGGCAGCACTTGTTCTTGCCTTTATTTGTATTTGGGGCAGCTCTGCCTTGCCAGTCAGCACG GTTCAGGAGCCAGATGAGCCAACGATCAGTGAGAATTCAGCTGCATCACAAGAGGAGACATCTATGGAAACATGGCTG ATGCCGTACAGCATCAGGGAAAACAGTTACGCTGCCCCCATCAGATGCCAGTTTTGCTGTGACTGCTGCACCATCGGTGTGTGTGGCATGTGCTGCGAGTAA
- the LOC133440889 gene encoding hepcidin-like isoform X2, with product MKAFSFAVAVAVVLTFICFQKSFAVPVIEVQEFEEPFIVDVQGVAPEDPSGDMLQTIFHKRQKRAMYCGRCCDSNGTCTRCCYA from the exons ATGAAGGCGTTCAGCTTTGCAGTTGCAGTGGCCGTTGTACTCACATTTATCTGTTTTCAGAAGAGCTTTGCTGTCCCAGTCATTGAA GTCCAAGAGTTCGAGGAGCCATTTATCGTTGACGTTCAAGGTGTTGCACCTGAGGATCCATCTGGAGACATGTTGCAG ACGATTTTtcacaaaagacaaaaacggGCCATGTATTGCGGTCGCTGTTGCGACAGCAATGGAACCTGCACTAGGTGCTGCTATGCTTGA
- the LOC133440889 gene encoding hepcidin-like isoform X3 yields MKAFSFAVAVAVVLTFICFQKSFAVPVIEVQEPDEPTISENSAASQEETSMETWLMPYSIRENSYAAPIRCQFCCDCCTIGVCGMCCE; encoded by the exons ATGAAGGCGTTCAGCTTTGCAGTTGCAGTGGCCGTTGTACTCACATTTATCTGTTTTCAGAAGAGCTTTGCTGTCCCAGTCATTGAA GTTCAGGAGCCAGATGAGCCAACGATCAGTGAGAATTCAGCTGCATCACAAGAGGAGACATCTATGGAAACATGGCTG ATGCCGTACAGCATCAGGGAAAACAGTTACGCTGCCCCCATCAGATGCCAGTTTTGCTGTGACTGCTGCACCATCGGTGTGTGTGGCATGTGCTGCGAGTAA